In the genome of Methanobacterium spitsbergense, one region contains:
- a CDS encoding DHH family phosphoesterase encodes MIKKCLECKGIGHNVTSYKVCEKCHGTGVKSEVDLKNHIKGVSANAVKRFELDEEQEVPCGTCNGKGEIEVTEKCPACDGKGELNVCRKCGKPLENGDYCNDCKPKDIVYILHPACDMDDLEIGSEYKGKITRVENYGVFVSLSKKVFGLLRLRSPNYSVGDELFVKVMEIKRARGEVDLSPSTIKGSYEIIKLRKNISRTKIGDINNKFMGKTVRIVGEVVQVQQTSGPTIFTIADETGTTWAAAFDEPGVRVYPGVNTGNIAEVLGEVNLHGGKIQIESESIDRLTGKDSLEIRKLIDEAIDKRAEPEETEFLIESETLNKLRPMMHNAAKAIRRAILDGRSILVRHHADADGICAGVAIEKAVVPLLKEANNNSDAEWHYFKRAPSKAPFYEIEDVVKDLSFALEDVERHGQKLPLIVLLDNGSTEEDMLALMKVKIYDIEVVVIDHHFPGEVVDGTVAVDEYVDVHVNPYLVGGDSQITAGALAVEVANMINPEVTERLMHLPGIAAVGDHAASDEANKYIEIAAERGYTRDELDKVASCVDFEAFYLRFMNGRGIIDTILGLGNKEKHGKLITALYNESMKRVQTQLRAALPNLKTQKLPNGVIFNVLDVEKYAHKFTFPAPGKTCGFVHDNIVQKYGEETPIITLAYGPDFSVIRATDAVNEMFGFNLNEIVWKLANEIPEAGIDGGGHECAGSLKFVEGLSKKVLESFAREVASLGE; translated from the coding sequence ATGATAAAGAAATGTTTAGAATGTAAAGGTATAGGTCACAATGTCACAAGTTACAAGGTATGTGAAAAATGTCATGGAACCGGTGTAAAAAGTGAAGTGGATCTCAAAAATCACATAAAAGGAGTATCAGCTAACGCTGTCAAGAGATTTGAATTAGATGAGGAACAGGAAGTTCCATGTGGAACATGTAATGGTAAGGGCGAAATAGAAGTAACAGAAAAATGCCCTGCATGTGACGGAAAAGGAGAATTAAATGTCTGCAGAAAATGTGGAAAACCCCTAGAAAATGGAGATTACTGCAATGACTGTAAACCTAAGGACATTGTCTACATACTCCACCCAGCCTGCGATATGGACGACCTGGAAATAGGAAGCGAATACAAGGGTAAAATAACAAGAGTAGAAAACTATGGAGTATTTGTAAGTCTTTCAAAAAAGGTATTTGGACTTCTAAGATTAAGATCACCCAATTATTCTGTTGGAGACGAACTCTTTGTAAAAGTAATGGAAATTAAAAGAGCCAGAGGAGAGGTGGATCTTTCACCATCCACAATAAAAGGTTCCTATGAAATTATTAAACTCAGAAAGAATATTTCACGTACTAAAATAGGTGATATCAACAACAAATTCATGGGTAAAACTGTCAGGATTGTTGGTGAAGTTGTACAAGTCCAGCAGACATCAGGGCCAACTATATTCACAATTGCAGATGAAACCGGCACAACTTGGGCTGCTGCATTTGATGAACCAGGTGTCAGGGTTTATCCCGGTGTTAACACTGGAAACATAGCCGAAGTACTGGGTGAAGTCAACCTCCATGGAGGTAAAATACAGATAGAATCAGAATCAATTGACAGGCTCACAGGAAAAGATTCACTTGAAATAAGGAAACTTATTGATGAGGCAATAGATAAAAGAGCAGAGCCCGAAGAAACAGAATTCTTAATAGAAAGTGAAACCCTTAACAAACTACGACCAATGATGCACAACGCTGCCAAAGCAATAAGAAGGGCAATACTAGATGGAAGATCCATCCTTGTAAGGCACCATGCAGATGCAGACGGAATATGTGCAGGAGTAGCAATAGAAAAGGCTGTTGTTCCACTTTTAAAAGAGGCAAATAATAATAGTGATGCTGAATGGCATTACTTTAAAAGAGCACCAAGTAAAGCTCCATTTTATGAAATTGAAGATGTAGTGAAAGATCTTTCATTTGCTCTTGAAGATGTTGAAAGACACGGCCAGAAACTCCCATTAATAGTGTTACTGGATAATGGATCAACCGAAGAGGATATGCTCGCTTTAATGAAGGTTAAAATATATGATATCGAAGTAGTTGTTATAGACCATCATTTCCCTGGTGAAGTAGTTGATGGTACAGTTGCAGTGGATGAATACGTTGATGTGCATGTAAATCCCTACCTTGTTGGTGGAGATTCACAGATCACAGCAGGAGCACTAGCAGTTGAGGTTGCAAACATGATAAATCCTGAGGTAACTGAAAGGCTCATGCATTTGCCAGGAATTGCTGCTGTTGGAGACCATGCAGCTTCTGATGAAGCTAATAAATACATTGAAATTGCAGCTGAAAGGGGTTATACAAGGGATGAATTAGATAAAGTTGCATCATGCGTTGATTTCGAAGCATTCTATCTCAGATTTATGAATGGAAGGGGTATAATTGACACCATATTAGGACTTGGAAACAAGGAAAAGCATGGAAAACTAATTACAGCCCTTTATAATGAATCTATGAAACGTGTACAAACACAGCTCAGGGCAGCACTTCCAAATTTAAAAACACAAAAACTTCCTAATGGAGTTATTTTCAATGTATTGGATGTTGAGAAGTATGCACATAAATTTACGTTCCCTGCACCTGGAAAAACCTGTGGATTTGTACATGATAATATTGTTCAAAAATATGGTGAGGAAACACCAATAATTACACTTGCATATGGGCCAGACTTCAGTGTTATAAGGGCAACAGATGCAGTTAATGAAATGTTTGGATTTAATCTGAATGAAATAGTATGGAAACTCGCTAATGAAATACCTGAAGCTGGAATTGATGGTGGAGGCCATGAATGTGCAGGGTCACTGAAATTTGTTGAGGGGCTCTCCAAGAAAGTTTTAGAATCATTTGCAAGGGAAGTAGCAAGCTTGGGAGAATAG
- a CDS encoding UDP-glucose dehydrogenase family protein: MKITVIGAGYVGLVTAACFAELGNHVLCAKKTEKNLENLKKGISPIFEPGLEEILQRNIDENRLHFTTNIKDAFNFSDVIFVCVGTPQSETGEADLSQVEEVSREVAQNMDGYKLIIEKSTVPVNTHNWIEKTIMRYRSDAVDFDVASNPEFLREGSAVMDFMNPDRIVVGVKSEKARSIFEELYKPLTEQGIQIIFVSPASAELIKHASNSFLAMKISYINMIGDLCEKVGVDIKSVAEGIGSDMRIGNQFFDAGIGYGGSCFPKDVKAFIKIGENHGLDFKLLKATEDINFKCRENFLEKIENILWINKNKNIVIWGLAFKANTDDIREAPSMDIIKRLSNKGANLKLYDPQASKNFQKYFPEAESITYFNDKYEAVKQADALIILTDWEEFKEADLKLVKDLMRIPIIIDGRNIYNKEDIKDFEYYGVGRNRFDRLEIS, from the coding sequence ATGAAGATTACAGTTATAGGGGCAGGATATGTGGGGCTAGTTACAGCAGCGTGTTTTGCTGAATTAGGTAACCATGTTTTATGCGCTAAAAAAACAGAAAAAAATTTAGAAAACCTTAAAAAAGGAATTTCACCTATATTTGAACCGGGATTAGAAGAAATTTTACAAAGAAATATAGATGAAAATCGTTTGCATTTCACAACAAACATCAAAGATGCGTTTAATTTCTCTGATGTGATATTTGTCTGTGTAGGTACTCCTCAAAGTGAAACAGGAGAAGCAGATTTATCTCAAGTAGAAGAAGTGTCAAGGGAAGTAGCTCAAAATATGGATGGATATAAATTAATTATTGAGAAGTCTACTGTGCCTGTTAATACCCATAATTGGATTGAAAAAACTATAATGAGATATCGAAGTGATGCAGTTGATTTTGATGTTGCATCTAATCCTGAATTTTTAAGAGAAGGTTCTGCAGTTATGGATTTTATGAATCCAGATCGTATTGTTGTTGGTGTAAAGAGTGAAAAAGCAAGATCAATATTTGAGGAATTATATAAACCCCTGACTGAACAAGGTATTCAAATAATCTTTGTAAGCCCTGCATCTGCGGAACTTATCAAACATGCTTCAAACTCATTTTTGGCAATGAAAATATCCTATATTAATATGATTGGTGATCTATGTGAAAAGGTGGGTGTTGACATCAAATCTGTTGCTGAAGGTATTGGAAGCGATATGAGGATAGGAAACCAATTTTTTGATGCAGGTATAGGATATGGTGGGTCTTGTTTTCCTAAAGATGTTAAAGCATTCATTAAAATTGGAGAAAATCATGGTCTAGATTTCAAACTTCTGAAGGCCACTGAAGATATTAATTTTAAATGTAGAGAAAATTTTCTAGAGAAAATCGAAAATATATTATGGATTAACAAGAATAAAAATATCGTTATATGGGGTTTAGCTTTTAAAGCCAATACAGATGACATCCGAGAAGCACCATCAATGGATATAATTAAGAGACTTTCCAATAAAGGAGCAAATCTTAAATTATATGATCCACAAGCTTCAAAGAACTTCCAAAAATATTTCCCTGAAGCTGAATCTATTACTTACTTCAATGATAAATACGAAGCAGTAAAACAAGCTGATGCCCTAATTATTCTCACAGATTGGGAAGAATTCAAAGAAGCAGATCTTAAATTAGTAAAAGACTTAATGCGGATTCCTATAATAATTGATGGCAGAAATATTTACAATAAAGAAGATATTAAAGATTTTGAATACTATGGTGTTGGAAGGAATAGATTTGATAGATTGGAGATTTCTTAA
- a CDS encoding UDP-glucuronic acid decarboxylase family protein, translating to MRKVLITGAAGFIGSHLCDKFLDNNSKVVGIDNFITGDWNNISHLEENKNFQFIEKDVTESFELSGKFDLVLHFACPASPVDYLKHPIETLKVDSLGTFHLLEIAKESNSRFILASTSEIYGDPIVHPQKEEYWGNVNSVGIRSVYDEAKRFSEACTMAFYREYELDVRIPRIFNTYGPRMQLDDGRVVPNFISQALANEDITIYGEGSQTRSFCYIDDLIEGIFNLSIINGLNGVVMNLGSQEEYRILDFADVIIEKLDSKSKKKFLPLPEDDPKQRCPDINKAQRLIGWTTKTSLDEGLKNTIDYFKNIN from the coding sequence ATGAGAAAAGTACTTATTACCGGTGCAGCAGGTTTTATTGGAAGTCATTTATGTGATAAATTTTTAGATAACAATTCTAAAGTTGTTGGTATTGATAACTTCATAACTGGAGATTGGAATAACATTTCGCATCTTGAGGAAAACAAGAATTTTCAATTTATTGAAAAGGATGTAACTGAATCCTTTGAATTATCTGGAAAATTTGATCTGGTACTTCACTTTGCATGCCCAGCTAGTCCAGTTGATTACCTTAAACATCCTATTGAAACACTCAAAGTTGATTCTTTGGGTACATTCCATCTTTTGGAGATTGCTAAAGAATCTAATTCAAGATTCATTCTGGCATCAACTTCGGAAATTTATGGAGATCCAATTGTTCACCCCCAAAAAGAGGAATATTGGGGTAATGTGAACTCTGTAGGAATACGTTCAGTATATGATGAAGCTAAACGTTTTTCAGAAGCTTGTACTATGGCTTTTTACCGTGAATACGAGCTTGATGTACGCATACCTCGAATATTCAATACTTATGGGCCACGAATGCAGCTGGATGATGGGAGAGTTGTTCCCAACTTCATATCACAAGCACTTGCAAATGAAGATATAACTATATATGGTGAAGGTAGTCAAACCCGCAGCTTCTGTTATATAGACGATTTAATAGAAGGTATTTTCAACTTATCAATTATAAATGGACTTAATGGTGTGGTAATGAATCTAGGTAGTCAAGAGGAGTATAGAATTTTAGATTTTGCTGATGTAATTATTGAAAAATTGGATTCAAAATCCAAAAAAAAGTTTTTACCTCTACCTGAAGATGATCCTAAACAAAGATGTCCTGATATCAACAAAGCTCAGCGTTTAATAGGCTGGACAACAAAAACATCGTTAGATGAAGGTTTAAAAAATACAATAGACTATTTCAAAAATATAAATTAA
- a CDS encoding desulfoferrodoxin, with protein sequence MVERGDIYRCNTCGNIFELIYVGGGTPACCGTELEILSDKPKSVGAEKHIPIIEKTDTGVKVKVGEIPHPMEEKHYIAWIEIITDNGTQRVFLKPGDAPEANFNVDNTNNLYAKEYCIIHGLWRSE encoded by the coding sequence ATGGTAGAAAGAGGAGATATATACCGATGCAATACTTGTGGGAACATATTTGAACTGATTTATGTCGGCGGTGGAACACCAGCCTGTTGTGGTACCGAGCTTGAGATTTTAAGCGACAAACCAAAGAGTGTTGGGGCAGAAAAACACATACCCATCATTGAAAAAACAGATACCGGTGTTAAAGTTAAAGTTGGAGAAATACCACACCCTATGGAAGAAAAACATTACATTGCATGGATAGAGATCATAACCGACAATGGAACACAAAGGGTTTTTCTAAAACCAGGGGATGCTCCTGAAGCAAATTTCAATGTTGATAATACAAACAATCTATATGCTAAAGAATACTGTATAATCCATGGACTATGGAGATCTGAATAA
- the rbr gene encoding rubrerythrin — protein sequence MKKTLENLTKAFIGESQARNRYTLYSKIAKNEGYPQISEIFLTTADNEREHAKWLFRMIQELRKETGDVESITVEAEAPLIMQSTPENIIAAIAGEHYENSEMYPEFADVADDEGLDDMAVRLRAIGRAEEHHEERYKRLLNTVESGTVFKKDHEVKWLCSKCGYVHTGLTPPDKCPACDHPTKYYEILSEEY from the coding sequence ATGAAAAAAACATTGGAGAATTTAACCAAGGCTTTCATTGGTGAAAGTCAAGCAAGAAATAGATATACATTATATTCTAAGATAGCTAAAAATGAGGGTTACCCTCAAATTTCTGAAATTTTCCTAACAACTGCAGATAATGAAAGGGAACATGCAAAATGGTTATTTAGAATGATTCAGGAACTCAGAAAAGAGACAGGTGATGTTGAGTCCATAACTGTTGAGGCTGAAGCTCCATTAATTATGCAAAGCACGCCTGAGAATATTATTGCGGCCATAGCAGGTGAACACTACGAAAACAGTGAAATGTACCCTGAATTTGCGGATGTTGCAGACGATGAGGGGCTAGATGATATGGCTGTAAGACTTCGTGCAATAGGAAGGGCAGAGGAACACCATGAAGAAAGATACAAACGACTTCTAAATACTGTTGAAAGTGGTACAGTTTTCAAAAAAGACCATGAAGTTAAATGGTTATGTTCAAAATGTGGTTATGTGCACACTGGACTTACACCCCCTGATAAGTGTCCTGCATGCGACCACCCAACTAAATATTATGAAATATTAAGCGAGGAGTACTGA
- a CDS encoding Ig-like domain-containing protein, with protein MASSNTNNLNVVVPPTVTSTSPANNTVNIATNSIVKINFNQSIKLATNSWIEFKNASGTTKPFTTTITGNTLNITPTTALQMPPNIQSLYIQTPLQTQQEHQD; from the coding sequence ATGGCAAGTAGCAACACTAATAACCTAAATGTAGTAGTACCACCAACAGTTACAAGTACAAGCCCCGCAAATAATACTGTAAACATAGCTACAAACAGTATTGTCAAAATTAACTTCAATCAATCAATAAAATTAGCAACAAATTCATGGATAGAATTTAAAAATGCAAGTGGAACAACAAAACCATTTACAACAACAATAACAGGGAACACACTAAATATAACACCTACTACAGCACTACAAATGCCACCAAATATACAGTCATTATACATTCAAACGCCGTTACAGACTCAACAGGAACATCAGGACTAG